Genomic segment of Dermacentor albipictus isolate Rhodes 1998 colony chromosome 5, USDA_Dalb.pri_finalv2, whole genome shotgun sequence:
TCAGCCAGCAAACTCTTTATCAACAGCTGTTTACAAATGAATAACTATACAAAATTTTGAAGCTAATTAGTGACACAAACATTGCTCACTGCTGCATTTTCTGTCAATTATATAATGAGCCATCTAGCTCGTGCTGCTCTCCAGCCTCGCACAAACTTTCAAATGCTGTTAACACTATACCAAGTACACAGCAGTCGGAGACAGCTGTTCACGGCAACAATTTCGTAATGTTTACTTAAATGCAAAAGTGAATCTGAGGTCTTGTATACTTTTTGTCACGATCAGCacgggttcgtgaacgagggaggggGCTCGAGACAGCCTCCGTCAGAGACTGCGCAGCGTGGTGGTAGTGAAACGATGACTGACctcgagcagctgtgctcgtcggtgtttatttggTGCGGTGACCAAAGTTGTTTACAGAGCAGGGCGGGCCAACGAAAAATATGCCCCAGGGGCGCCACATGTTCTTCACACCTCTTACCAATGGTTTTTTTCAGTACAAAAAAAATACGCCCAGGCTCAATGTATAAAATAGCATAAGTTCACGCTTGGTCAAGGCACTGCCGTCGTCCCAGCCGGGTTGATGGCgcctgctatccaggcgagtCACTGTCCGGTGGCCTTGGTGGTCGAGTACTCCACCTGGGCACCGGTGTTTGCGGGCCGTGTGTGGCAgcgccgggtgctgcctgagccagcctcgctccgTCCGGAGGGTTCGCAGTGGCCGGCCTTGAGAGTGGCGCCAGTCTTGACACCGGCCGAGCGAGCGCCGCACAACTAGCAACGCTTGCGCGTCCGAAGTGGGCGGTGCCTCGCTGGCACCAACTGGTGTTGCCGTTGGTCCCCTTGTGGCTTGGACTtctgaagtggcagtcgagggtgcaaGCCAACTCCCAAGGCGAAgcctaacatggtcggcgtgCCGCTGCCATGTGGTCCCGTCCAGCCTGTGTACGAGCAGccatgaggcgctggcaggagctACCACCTGTCCGGCGGACCAAGGTGGGCCAGGATGGATGTTCCTGGCCAAGGCTGGAGCTCACGACTCCGGCAAAGGCCAGGGACGGCACCCTCGGTTTGCAGCCAGCTTTTGCTTGAGCTGCATCAAGAGCGatgtggatcggaggtccggatgcaagataTCTAAGGATGTCTTTATGATCCGGTCCAGCAGGAGCTCACCGGGGcatggccagtgacatcgtggggcatGGTCCGGTACTGTAGCAGCACCCAGACCACCTGCGTCCTGAAATCCGCTgcctggctcttcttgagcttgtgcTTGATGGTCTAGCTGCACCAACCGCTCCGCTGCATCGTTTGAAGCAGGATagtacggcggaaccatcatccggaggattccgttcttcgtcagccaggccagctGCTCCATGCTGGCGAAAGCGGGACCTTCTTCGGACACGATGACGCCCGGAAACGTCTGGGCGGCGAAGGCCTGCCGCAGCGCCGCAGTGGTCGcacctgctgatggagtggtggcAGGCAGAACCTCCACTCACTGCGAAAAGgcatccaccaccaccaggaagtaatggcccttgtaGGGCCCCTCATAATCCACCTGCAGGCggaaccagggtctctgtgggaacggccagggggaGACCTCCATATGACGCGGCGCTCGCTGGTGCCCCTGGAAGACTTTGGAGCTCTGCGCCATGTGAGCGAagtcctggtccaggccaggccacctAACGTGAGACTTGGCCACCATCTTTCCCTTTGCCCCGCCAGGGTGACCGGTGTGCAGCAACTGCTGGACCCTGGATCAGAGACTTTGCGGGATCACCACCGTGGAaacccacagtaggcagccctgctgtaGGCACTGCTCGGCGGTGTTGTGGCTGCAGGTCCTCTGAACCAACTCCTCTCCTCGGAACATTGCTTTGACCACCTGGGAGAGAACTGGGTCCCGGGTGGTCACCTGCGGTACCAAAGATATTGAGAGCGCCTCCGGGTACGTGTttctccagcatgaacacttcaacAGGCTCTGGAACAGAAGCAGGCACATCTGGCAGGGGCAGGCAACTCAGGGCATaagcaggtcccaggtcctttcccggacgaTAGGCTGGCGTCCTGCAGCTGGTAGCCTCAAGGTCTAGCGTATCACTCGAGGTGACGCCTGCATGGAAAcagccttgtcaggccccagcaacCCCTACAGTGGCTTGTGGTCCATGATCGCCTCGAACTTCATGCCCCACAGATACTGCTGAAAGCGCTAGACCCCCAACATGAGGGCCCAGCCTTCCTTCTCCAGCTGACTGTAACGTTGCTTTGCAGCATGAAGCCTACGAGAAGCAAATGACGCAGGGTGTTCCTGTCCATTCTGGTCTCGGTGCTCcaggacaggtggtgtctcctacCAGCGCTTCATCACTACTCGTTTGCATGACGAGAGATCTGCGATCCTTGGAAGCGGGTACTTCTCGACAGTAGCGATGGAGTTGACGGTAACCTTGAAATTCCTGCAGAACCTGACACTGCCGTCTTGCTTGAGGACTGGTACAATGAAAGCGGCCTTTTCAGAGGTCTTGGTGGGCACCAGGATACACTCTCCCTttaaccgttgcagctcctgggtgaccccgtgCTTCAGGGCcaacggcagtgggcgaggcttgaaaaaacgagGTCAGGCTCCCTCAGATACATAGATGCCGGCCGACGTGCCCgcgaatgtgcccacccctggctgaaACAGGTACCTGAAATCAGTCACTTGGCTTGGCAAGTTTTCACCCCATCCAGGACGTCTTCCTGGTGCTCCGGCAGACAAACATTCAGCGCATGAATCCATTGTCGATATAGCAGCGTCGGCGATGACCTCTTGAAGTAAAGGGAAAGGACTGCCTCCCTGTCGCCGAAGTGAACGCTGACCTGGGCCTGATCCTGGACCTGGTCCTGGGAGAGCTGTCCGGAGTAGCTGCACGGCATgacgcccgaagcctcgacgggCATGATCGGGGAAGTATGCTTGAACAGTTTCCCAGCCATGACCaacacgctggcccctgtgtcgacctccatggaaatggggtgcccccGCAGACTTCGACGGTCAGCATGCACGGTGGCACAGACGATGGAGCAAGGCCAGTGTGCCACATGCCAAATATCGGTgggtcctcggccacgacgtgAAGCCTGGCCGTGGGGGGACCCGATCTTGCTGCCACACGTCCCCGCCGCGTACCTTATGACGGCTACCCTGCCCACGGGCTTGTGTGTAACCTGGGCTGGATCCAGGCTGCCGTCGCTTGTCCATTGTTAGTCCTCACCCTTGGCATAGCCGTGCCAgctgcccagttttcccgcacgtgaaGCAGTGTGCTTCGGAGAACTGACACTTTGAGGGGGAGTGAACGCCACCACAGTGACCGCAGCTACCGCCCTTTGTCGCCATCTTGTTGTCCGCCGTTTCTGCCGACGGTGAGCCGGTTGCACGTgcaatctcgccggcgtccttggccGCAGCGTCCAtcgccagcgctgccttcacgtcGTCGTCCACCGAGGGGTCAGGAAGCTTTAAGAGTCGTGTCTGCATGGCTGAGTTTATGCTGCAGACGAAATAGTCCCGAAGCATCGAGTCCTACTGATCCCTCGAAAGCGCAGGCACTCGCTTCCGCTTGCTCCTCATAGACtggccaggcggacccatctccctcgaatgGCTCGAGCCTCCCGTACAGTGTCATGGTGGAAGGAACGGGGGGCGGTGCTTCGCCGCTCGCGGCGGCGTGGGTCGATCCGTGGGCTGTACTcatcgccagtgtcacgatccgaTCGGGCGAGGGAGAGCTCGAGGCACCTTCCATCAGAGACACTCTGCAGCGTGGTGGTGTTGAAACGATGACTGACCGCAAGTAggtgtgctcgtcggtgtttattatgcgaagcatacttgccgcacaaccacgctcttccttgctgagcCGCGCGCGGCCgtgtagctaccatatgacgtcataacagctgcaaaagcggaggctcaactcgtgcgctcgcttgcggccgcgtagctacatagccgggtctcagctcgtgcgctcgcctgcggtcgcacagatggtactgcggcctaactcccactcctcccgctagggcactgtcgtcacaacagctgcaagccgggctcaactcttgcaagatgggctgggtgggaatcgaaccagggtcgccGGAGTGTgcgacggagacgctaccactgagacacgagtacgatgcttcaaagcggtacaaaagcacctctagtgaatgcggtattgccttagaaacgagctgtttctaaggctcaggcgtgcgtcgcttgctcaggcgcacatttcgttgccgcaccgaacgctgcgttgctcgacgctcaccgcgtccaatgcggggcgcatagtcgctgcgtcgtagccccttgtcttacaccccttggcgggtcgatgggaacgctgtcgcgttcccctcttgaaggcgaagcagagtaacgcatgagttgtttcttcgtctagccgaaccaaatatagccaagcaacagcagttcaccaggctaaacagtggttcaacaaactatcactctaagccaaaaaggactaaaacgggtatggctgttagtctcttgggggactaaatgacctgccacagattttgaaccaattttggactaactgcgggagcaaatgcagcggcctaactgggggagcaactactgcagactaaaagtgagggcaacttttagaccctcccagttagtccctagaggatcaacggttagtctgttaaagttagtctacaggagtaactgcaggagcaacttttagtccctcccagatagtccctagaggaccaacagttactctgttaaggttagtccacagggagaactgcaggagcaacttttagtcctttccagttagtccctagaggaccaacagttagtctgttaaggttagtccacagggagtaactgcaggagcaacttttagtccttcccagttagtccgaaatcacttttccaatgattccaggttgccatagcttttcaagcaaaaacaatgatcgaacttaagtaacccatgtttatttttgattacatattgccaccatcatcttgagccacaattaacaaaacaaaaaaaggaatactagcatacaaatgccaagtccttggtatacagtaatgacatatagatacagaagataaaaaaattgactgaaaatatgcagcagttcaaacaaaataaaacaactccaaagtatacagcagatgaaacgtgtcatagccagagtaaaatcatgaaaatgaaattaagtcaggagcagtcacagtcaaatataagttagaagcactctacaacccccgaatgcagagatctaacttggctcgaacttgacttctggcagtctcaagacagcttcgccgcgcgtcgtaaatcgtgcttgatcttgcggacgacttgggaacgacttggctgcgtcgaagtccgctcaagtttgaagtctgctcccgggctagcttgaaactgacttcgtgtgttattccaacatggcagcctcccgaacggacgtcgcgcggaggttagctgctttcgagtttgcttgctacgccatggatacagcattttcagaggcgcagcccttgccgaaaattccgcgaccaaccctacgtgaccgagggaattcgatggagctgtacgacgacgaacaattcctcggtcgctacagattcacgaagaacgccgtgcgacttctcgctacgttgcctatccgggtaagctgggacaatagaggaccgactgtgtgcctcctatgctgcagttgctgatggctgtgatgttttacggcgctggcacgtttcaaacagtcaccggaggtccggtccgcattcctcagtcaacagtgtgccgcgcagtaggaaaggtgactctgctcatcgcgaagcacccgcgccccatgctggtgcgcttcccgcagtcgcggaaagattgattgcgagcgtattttcttatctcctgtgactacacataataaaaagtagcccaaataagtcagtcaggcagaacatgtgcgcttaccagttttgtggcgctttcccttttcttccgcagcttcctctttccgcttttgcttcaggttggtccagcattttttcagttgcaggtgatcgcgccgcgtaatcccgtggttggcattcaaatgttttgctatttctttccctgtctgattcttcttggtcaacgacgcgacgtaagttttcttgcattccacaatatgcttgtagccgttcaggagtgtcgtcggcaggctcctttcgtcttctttaaaacgggctgccgtgttgcgttgcggtgcattctcttgggaggagaccgtacgtgagtgcgacatttcagcgtcaaagcctgttgacagaacagcaatttcgtacaaaatgcggcgcgcggccgtcgcgcgagccccacaacttgttttcctaacagacgacactttcctagcagacgacacgcactgccaacttgcgatgtctacgacggtgccgcactctccctctcgttgttctcgacaaaccctccatgcgaagcaggcaaatcgtttgcacgtgtcattttatttaattattttgttttttatcgggtgttgtcacccatatgggtccgggcaggggactcaacggcgctcggcactctttgttcacagcacatgttgcagttttttttcttgtttgtgactcctgcctagtgcgttcgaataggttggctttttcttcaaagggtcacgtagcccgagcagaacacgggccgtcgccttcctcctggaatgcctataggcgaaaagggacgcgcgagctccctcagaaaccgaccgtaggcctcgtctcggcctcttgtatccggttgccggcgcagacggcgcatgaacgccttgcggcaatcgagaacaaaag
This window contains:
- the LOC139060289 gene encoding uncharacterized protein, whose protein sequence is MQTRLLKLPDPSVDDDVKAALAMDAAAKDAGEIARATGSPSAETADNKMATKGGSCGHCGGVHSPSKCQFSEAHCFTCGKTGQLARLCQGVAVIRYAAGTCGSKIGSPHGQASRRGRGPTDIWHVAHWPCSIVCATVHADRRSLRGHPISMEVDTGASVLVMAGKLFKHTSPIMPVEASGVMPCSYSGQLSQDQVQDQAQMCLLLFQSLLKCSCWRNTYPEALSISLVPQVTTRDPVLSQVVKAMFRGEELVQRTCSHNTAEQCLQQGCLLVQQLLHTGHPGGAKGKMVAKSHVRWPGLDQDFAHMAQSSKVFQGHQRAPRHMEVSPWPFPQRPWFRLQVDYEGPYKGHYFLVVVDAFSQ